The proteins below are encoded in one region of Magnetospirillum sp. WYHS-4:
- a CDS encoding helix-turn-helix domain-containing protein, whose product MTTSILRAASMRRKHSLDIDEIGLELGAKVRRLRGEKGLSRAALAANLEATEERVRKGEAGRSGSFTPHEL is encoded by the coding sequence ATGACCACCTCGATTCTCAGGGCCGCGTCAATGCGGCGCAAGCATTCCCTGGATATTGACGAAATCGGCCTGGAGTTGGGCGCCAAGGTCCGCCGCTTGCGCGGCGAGAAAGGCCTGTCCCGTGCCGCCCTGGCGGCCAACCTGGAAGCGACCGAAGAGCGGGTGCGCAAAGGCGAGGCCGGCCGTTCCGGTTCCTTCACGCCACACGAACTG